The Pediococcus inopinatus genome has a window encoding:
- a CDS encoding DUF536 domain-containing protein yields the protein MLKQLDVKDQQIANLQQALDQQQKLQIATVTETID from the coding sequence TTGCTGAAACAACTTGATGTTAAAGATCAACAAATTGCAAATTTACAACAAGCCTTAGACCAGCAACAAAAATTACAGATAGCAACGGTAACAGAAACCATCGATTAA